From the Lolium rigidum isolate FL_2022 chromosome 2, APGP_CSIRO_Lrig_0.1, whole genome shotgun sequence genome, one window contains:
- the LOC124692319 gene encoding chaperone protein ClpD1, chloroplastic-like gives MEVCCCSTSSPLLTGDRAGRRPAAPAARYWGAAGAGGGRAVVLAHPPRPAAAANARAGRARRGGGVIRAVFERFTERAVKAVVLSQREAKGLGEGAVAPRHMLLGLVAEDRAPAGFLASGISIERAREECRGIVAQESGAPPTPASGLDTDVPFSKGCKRVFEVAVELSRNMGCSFISPEHLAIALFTLDDPTTNNLLRSLGADPSQLASVALIRLQGELAKDGRDPAGASAYKVPEKAPAGAGRSAFNKSLGGKKEKGALDQFCLDLTTQASGGFIDPIIGREEEIERVVQIICRRTKNNPILLGEAGVGKTAIAEGLALRIANGDVPIYLVAKRIMSLDVGLLIAGAKERGELESRVTGLIREVREAGDVILFIDEVHNLIGSGTVGKGKGSGLDISNLLKPPLARGELQCIAATTLDEHRMHFEKDKALARRFQPVFVDEPSQEDAVKILLGLRENYEIYHKCKFTLEAINAAVYLSARYIPDRQLPDKAIDLIDEAGSRARIESFQKKKEGQSSVLLKEPDEYWQEIKAVQAMHEVVLSNKTKYSPNENDSANTEAPHQDKDGSTSTSVEEPVVVGTEEIARVASLWSGIPVQQLTADDRKTLVGLDDELKKRVIGQDDAVVAISRAVKRSRVGLSDPDRPIATLLFCGPTGVGKTELTKALAASYFGSESAMLRLDMSEYMERHTVSKLIGSPPGYIGYGETGTLTEAVRRKPFTVVLLDEIEKAHPDIFNILLQIFEDGHLADSQGRRVSFKNTLIVMTSNVGSTSISDGRRSIGFSTDDTESSTYIAMKTLVMEELKAFFRPELLNRIDEMVVFRPLEETQMLAILDIILQELKGKLLALGIGLEVSDAMKSLICQEGYDKSYGARPLRRAVTQLMEDVISEAILFGEYKPGDTILVDTNKEGKPCLSRLNQQIVQVSDPTRTF, from the exons ATGGAGGTCTGCTGCtgctccacctcctcgccgctcCTCACAGGGGACCGCGCCGGACGCCGCCCCGCCGCGCCGGCCGCGCGGTACTGGGGCGCGGCGggggccggcggcgggagggccgTGGTGCTCGCGCACCCgccgcgcccggccgccgccgccaacgcccgCGCAGGCCGAGCACGCCGCGGGGGCGGGGTCATCCGGGCGGTCTTCGAGCGCTTCACGGAGCGGGCCGTCAAGGCGGTGGTGCTCTCGCAGCGGGAGGCCAAGGGGCTCGGCGAGGGCGCCGTGGCGCCGCGCCACATGCTGCTCGGCCTCGTCGCCGAGGACCGCGCGCCCGCGGGCTTTCTCGCCTCCGGGATCAGCATCGAGCGCGCGCGCGAGGAGTGCCGCGGCATCGTCGCGCAGGAGTCCGGGGCGCCGCCCACTCCAGCATCGGGGCTCGACACGGACGTGCCCTTCTCCAAGGGATGCAAGAGGGTCTTCGAggtcgccgtcgagctctccaggAACATGGGATGCAGCTTCATCTCACCGGAGCACCTCGCCATCGCGCTATTCACGCTCGACGACCCCACCACAAACAACCTCCTCAGAAG CTTGGGAGCCGATCCGAGCCAGCTGGCATCcgtcgccctcatccggctccaaGGGGAGCTTGCAAAAGATGGCAGGGATCCTGCAGGGGCATCTGCTTACAAAGTACCCGAGAAAGCTCCCGCTGGAGCCGGAAGATCCGCCTTCAACAAATCCTTGGGTGGCAAGAAAG AGAAAGGTGCCCTAGATCAGTTCTGCCTAGATCTGACCACGCAAGCCAGCGGAGGGTTTATCGATCCTATTATTGGCCGTGAGGAGGAGATTGAGAGAGTGGTCCAGATAATATGCCGGCGCACAAAGAACAATCCCATCCTTTTGGGAGAGGCAGGTGTTGGTAAAACTGCAATCGCCGAAGGGCTTGCTCTTCGGATTGCAAATGGCGATGTACCCATTTACCTCGTG GCAAAGCGTATAATGTCACTGGATGTTGGCCTACTTATTGCTGGTGCAAAGGAGAGAGGCGAATTGGAGTCCAGAGTCACTGGTTTAATTCGTGAAGTCCGTGAAGCAG GTGATGTTATTCTTTTCATCGACGAGGTTCACAATCTAATTGGATCTGGAACTGTTGGGAAGGGTAAGGGTTCTGGCCTCGATATTAGCAATTTGCTAAAGCCCCCACTTGCAAGAGGTGAACTGCAG TGCATTGCGGCTACGACTTTAGATGAACACCGGATGCATTTTGAGAAGGATAAGGCTTTGGCCCGCAGGTTCCAGCCGGTATTTGTAGATGAGCCTAGCCAG GAAGATGCTGTGAAAATATTACTTGGGCTTCGTGAGAATTATGAAATTTATCACAAATGCAAATTCACTCTAGAAGCCATCAATGCAGCTGTTTATTTGTCAGCGAGATACATCCCTGACAGACAGCTTCCTGACAAGGCTATTGATCTTATTGACGAAGCTGGCAGTAGAGCTCGAATTGAGTCATTCCAAAAGAAGAAGGAAGGACAGTCTTCCGTTCTCTTGAAGGAACCTGATGAATACTGGCAAGAGATAAAAGCTGTTCAGGCCATGCATGAAGTG GTTTTATCTAACAAGACGAAATATTCTCCAAATGAGAATGACAGTGCTAACACTGAAGCACCACATCAGGATAAGGATGGATCAACATCTACCTCAGTTGAGGA gCCAGTTGTAGTTGGAACAGAGGAAATTGCAAGAGTCGCCTCATTATGGTCGGGTATACCAGTCCAGCAGCTCACTGCTGATGACAGAAAGACCTTAGTAGGACTAGATGATGAGCTCAAAAAGCGTGTTATTGGTCAAGATGATGCTGTTGTGGCAATATCGCGAGCGGTGAAGAGGTCGCGTGTTGGACTCAGTGACCCTGACAGACCTATCGCTACCCTGCTCTTTTGTGGCCCCACAGGGGTTGGTAAAACTGAGCTTACCAAAGCACTAGCGGCAAGCTACTTTGGATCG GAATCTGCTATGCTTAGATTAGACATGAGTGAATATATGGAGAGGCACACAGTGAGCAAGCTGATAGGCTCTCCTCCAGGGTACATCGGATATGGTGAAACTGGTACTTTGACAGAAGCAGTCAGGAGAAAACCATTTACTGTAGTACTGCTTGATGAGATAGAGAAAGCTCACCCTGATATTTTCAACATTCTTCTCCAAATTTTTGAAGATGGGCATCTGGCAGACTCGCAG GGTCGCAGAGTTTCGTTCAAGAATACATTGATTGTCATGACATCAAATGTTGGTTCTACATCAATTTCCGACGGACGACGCAGCATAGGTTTCTCAACAGACGATACTGAGTCAAGCACATACATCGCAATGAAAACCCTCGTGATGGAAGAGCTGAAGGCATTTTTCCGTCCTGAATTGCTCAATAGAATCGATGAGATGGTTGTGTTCCGTCCTCTGGAGGAGACTCAG ATGCTAGCAATTCTCGATATCATCCTACAAGAATTGAAGGGTAAACTCTTGGCCCTTGGGATAGGCCTAGAGGTTTCAGATGCAATGAAGAGCTTGATTTGCCAAGAAGGCTATGACAAGAGCTACGGTGCACGGCCACTGAGGAGAGCCGTCACCCAACTGATGGAGGATGTCATCAGTGAAGCAATTCTTTTCGGCGAGTACAAGCCTGGCGACACGATACTGGTGGATACCAACAAGGAGGGGAAACCTTGCTTGAGCCGTCTGAACCAGCAGATCGTCCAAGTGTCTGACCCAACTAGGACATTCTGA